In the genome of Deinococcus radiotolerans, the window TGGAACTTGATCAGGCGACTGCACGGGGCGTGAAGGCGGCCGTCGTGTATCGCGTGAATACCACGAACCTCCAGCGCCCGGTGTTGACGGCTGTTCCGGCGGTGCAGGTGCGGGTGGTGCGGCCCTGACGACCTGCTTGCTTGGGGGGCGGTACGCTGCGGGCGTGCCGTCCCGTTCGTTTGAGCTGAGTGTGGATCTGCCCGTGTCGGGGGCGGTGGTGCTGGCGTTCCTGGTGGATCTGCGGCGTCACGTGGGGCTGCATGCGCTGATGGTGTCGGCCGAGGTGGTGGGTTCGGGTGTGGACGCGCGGGGCCGCTCGTGGACGGACTGGGTGGTGACGGACGCGCTGCCGCTGGGGCCGTGGCGGGTGCCGATGCGGTACCCGGCGCGACTGACAGCGGGGGACGGGGAGGTGTGGTCGGAGGTGCGCGCGGCGCTGGGCACGCACCTGAGCGTGCACTGGCAGGTGCTGGATCTGCCGGGGAGCGGGTCGCGGCTGGTCGAGGTGACGACCGTGACCGCGCCCGCGGTGACGCTGGGCTACGCGGCGGGGCAGGCGCGATCGGCGCATGAGCGGACGTTCGCGCGGCTGCCAGGTGTGCTGGCCGCGCGTTGATTACAGGGTGGGCAGCGCGGTTTCCAGGTCGTTCATGAGGTCGCGGGCGGTCAGGTCGATGCGGACGGGCGTGACGCTGATGAGGCCCGCCTCGACCGCGCCGTAGTCGGTGGCGGGATCGTGCGCGTCTGGGGCAGTGCTCATGCCGGCGACCCAGTGGTACTCGCGGCCTTCGGGGTCCTGGCGGGTGACGATGGTGTCCTCCCAGCGGTGCTCGCCGACGCGGGTGACGCGCACGCCGCGGGGGGCGGATGCGGGGAAGTTCACGTTCAGGAGCGTGCGGGGCGGCAGGCCGCGCGCCAGGATGGTCTGCGCGAGTTGCGCGGCGTACGCAGCGCCCGCCGTGAAGTCGTACTCTCCGGCGGGCGTGGCGCGCTGACTGAACGCGATGGCGGGCACGCCGAAACTCATGCCTTCGATGGCGGCGGCGACGGTGCCGGAGTGCGTCAGGTCGTCGCCGAGGTTCGGGCCGAGGTTGATGCCGCTGACAATCAGGTCTGGCGTGCCGGTCAGGTGGATGCCCAGCACCACGCAGTCGGCGGGCGTGCCGTCCACGCGGTAGGCGGGGATGTCGCCGAAGCCGGCGCTGGCGGTGTGCTTGAAGCGCAGCGGGCGGCGGATGGTGATGCCGTGCCCGACGGCGCTCTGTTCCACGTCGGGGGCGCTGACGATCACGTCCGCGAAGGTGCTCATGGCCTGCGCGAGGGCCTTGATGCCGGGACTGAAGATGCCGTCGTCGTTCGCGACGAGCACGCGGGGGCGCGGGGTGGTCATGCGGGTCAGGGTAGCGCGCCCCCGGTCAGGGGGAGGTGGCGCGGACGGTGGGCGGGCGGGCGTACGCTGGGGTATGGGTCACCTGCGGGTGTGGGCGCTGATTGGGCTGGGGTCGCTGGCGGTGGCGGGGGATTTCCCGGCGCTGACGCACGTGGAGCAGGTGCGCGCCGCGAAGGGTCGGCCGGTGGTGGTGCAGCGGGTGGCGTGCCTGGCGCCGGACCGGCCGGCGTTGGCGGCGGCGTTGACGCTGGAGGACGCGGGGCCGATGGCGTGGCAGGTGACGCAGCTGGCCACGAATGACGCGGGGGCCGAGGTGCTGGGGGTGGGGCGGAGCCTGCCGCAGATCGCGCCGCATTATCAGCGGTACGTGGCGCAGGGGCAGCCGGTGGGGCGGCTGACGTTCGCGGCGCTGCTGGGCACGTGGCGGCTGTTCGGGTTGAAGTTCAGCTGGGAGAACGTCACGTATCACTGCGCGCTGTCCTGAACTGGGCGGGGATGAATGCGTCTGAAGCTGCCTCCCACGCGGGCCGGGGGCGTGGATGCGACGGTGAGCGTCACAGGAGGCGTTGATCATGCTCAAGTCGCACCGCCCGCCCGCGCACGTCC includes:
- the surE gene encoding 5'/3'-nucleotidase SurE, which gives rise to MTTPRPRVLVANDDGIFSPGIKALAQAMSTFADVIVSAPDVEQSAVGHGITIRRPLRFKHTASAGFGDIPAYRVDGTPADCVVLGIHLTGTPDLIVSGINLGPNLGDDLTHSGTVAAAIEGMSFGVPAIAFSQRATPAGEYDFTAGAAYAAQLAQTILARGLPPRTLLNVNFPASAPRGVRVTRVGEHRWEDTIVTRQDPEGREYHWVAGMSTAPDAHDPATDYGAVEAGLISVTPVRIDLTARDLMNDLETALPTL